One window of Kosakonia cowanii JCM 10956 = DSM 18146 genomic DNA carries:
- a CDS encoding virulence factor BrkB family protein, whose protein sequence is MKEAVKQRAKRSAQSLQAWSKLLWRHINDDNMTTLAGNLAYVSLLSLVPLIAVIFALFAVFPMFSDISIQLRHFIFANFIPTTGDVIQNYIEQFVANSTKMTAVGACGLVVTSLLLMYSIDSALNTIWRSTRVRPHVYSFAVYWMILTLGPLLAGASLAISSYLLSLRWASELNSVIDDVLRIFPLILSWLSFWLLYSIVPTTRVPNRDAVLGAFVAAVLFELGKKGFGLYITMFPSYQLIYGVLAVIPIMFLWVYWTWCIVLLGAEITVTLGEYRELKKAAQREEADQP, encoded by the coding sequence ATGAAAGAAGCCGTAAAACAGCGCGCGAAGAGGAGTGCGCAGTCGCTGCAGGCCTGGTCAAAACTGCTGTGGCGACATATCAACGATGACAATATGACGACGCTGGCGGGGAATCTCGCCTACGTCTCACTGCTTTCGCTGGTGCCGCTGATTGCGGTGATCTTCGCGCTGTTCGCCGTTTTCCCAATGTTTTCCGACATCAGCATCCAGCTGCGTCACTTTATTTTTGCCAATTTCATTCCCACAACCGGCGACGTTATCCAGAACTACATTGAGCAGTTCGTCGCTAACTCGACGAAGATGACCGCGGTAGGGGCCTGCGGGCTGGTGGTCACTTCGCTCTTACTGATGTACTCCATCGACAGCGCGCTGAATACCATCTGGCGCAGCACCCGCGTGCGCCCGCATGTTTACTCATTTGCCGTCTACTGGATGATCCTGACCCTCGGCCCGCTGCTGGCCGGGGCAAGTCTGGCAATCAGCTCTTATCTGCTGTCGCTGCGCTGGGCGAGTGAGCTTAATAGCGTGATTGATGATGTGCTGCGAATTTTCCCGCTGATCCTCTCCTGGCTCTCGTTCTGGCTGCTCTACAGCATTGTTCCGACCACGCGCGTACCAAACCGCGATGCGGTGCTGGGGGCGTTTGTTGCGGCGGTGCTGTTTGAACTGGGCAAGAAAGGTTTTGGCTTATATATCACCATGTTCCCCTCCTACCAGCTGATTTATGGTGTGCTGGCTGTTATCCCTATCATGTTTCTCTGGGTCTACTGGACCTGGTGTATCGTCTTGCTTGGGGCTGAAATTACTGTCACTCTCGGGGAATACCGCGAACTTAAAAAAGCAGCACAACGAGAAGAAGCAGACCAACCATGA
- the yihX gene encoding glucose-1-phosphatase gives MLYIFDLGNVIVDIDFNRVLGAWSDFSRVPLATLKQNFVMGEAFHRHERGEISDEEFAKALCEEMALPLSYEQFSTGWQAVFVALRPDVIDIMHKLRAKGDRVVVLSNTNRLHTTFWPEQYPEIRAAADHIYLSQEMGMRKPESRIYQQVLTLEGFSAEDAVFFDDNAENIAGAERVGITSILVANKATIPDYFSKLL, from the coding sequence ATGCTCTATATCTTTGATTTAGGTAATGTGATTGTCGATATCGACTTCAACCGGGTGCTCGGAGCCTGGAGCGATTTCAGCCGCGTACCATTGGCAACCCTGAAGCAGAACTTTGTCATGGGGGAGGCCTTCCACCGTCATGAACGCGGGGAGATCAGCGATGAGGAGTTCGCCAAAGCCCTGTGTGAAGAGATGGCGCTGCCGTTAAGTTATGAGCAATTCTCCACCGGCTGGCAGGCGGTTTTCGTCGCGCTACGCCCGGACGTTATCGATATCATGCACAAACTGCGCGCGAAAGGAGATCGTGTGGTGGTGCTGTCCAACACCAACCGCCTGCATACGACCTTCTGGCCGGAACAGTATCCGGAGATCCGCGCCGCCGCCGATCATATCTATCTCTCGCAAGAGATGGGCATGCGTAAACCCGAATCAAGAATTTATCAGCAGGTTCTAACGCTAGAAGGTTTTTCTGCCGAAGATGCCGTCTTTTTCGACGACAATGCTGAAAATATCGCTGGCGCTGAGCGCGTGGGAATTACGTCGATCCTGGTCGCTAACAAGGCCACCATTCCGGACTATTTTTCAAAGCTGCTATGA
- the typA gene encoding ribosome-dependent GTPase TypA: MIENLRNIAIIAHVDHGKTTLVDKLLQQSGTFDERAETQERVMDSNDLEKERGITILAKNTAIKWNDYRINIVDTPGHADFGGEVERVMSMVDSVLLVVDAFDGPMPQTRFVTKKAFAHGLKPIVVINKVDRPGARPDWVVDQVFDLFVNLDATDEQLDFPIVYASALNGIAGLDHENMAEDMTPLYQAIVEHVPAPNVDLDGTLQMQVSQLDYNNYVGVIGIGRIKRGKVKPNQQVTIIDSEGKTRNGKVGKVLTHLGLERIESDVAEAGDIIAITGLGELNISDTICDPQSVEALPALSVDEPTVTMFFNVNTSPFCGKEGKYVTSRQILDRLNKELVHNVALRVEETQDADAFRVSGRGELHLSVLIENMRREGFEMAVSRPKVIFREIDGRKQEPFENVTLDVEEQHQGSVMQALGERKGDLKNMNPDGKGRVRLDYVIPSRGLIGFRSEFMTMTSGTGLLYSTFSHYDDIRPGEVGQRNNGVLISNGQGKAVAFALFGLQDRGKLFLGHGAEVYEGQIIGIHSRSNDLTVNCLTGKKLTNMRASGTDEATVLVPPIKMTLEQALEFIDDDELVEVTPQSIRIRKRHLTENDRKRAMRGAKEE; encoded by the coding sequence GTGATCGAAAATCTGCGTAACATCGCCATCATTGCTCACGTTGACCATGGTAAAACGACCCTGGTTGACAAGCTGCTGCAGCAATCCGGTACGTTCGACGAACGTGCTGAAACTCAAGAGCGTGTGATGGACTCCAACGATTTGGAGAAAGAGCGTGGGATTACCATCCTCGCTAAAAACACCGCTATCAAATGGAATGATTATCGTATCAACATCGTTGATACCCCAGGGCACGCCGACTTCGGTGGTGAAGTTGAGCGTGTAATGTCCATGGTCGATTCCGTGCTGCTGGTGGTTGACGCATTTGACGGCCCGATGCCGCAAACGCGCTTCGTGACCAAAAAAGCATTTGCCCATGGTCTGAAACCTATCGTGGTAATCAACAAAGTTGACCGTCCTGGCGCGCGTCCGGACTGGGTTGTTGATCAGGTCTTCGACCTGTTCGTTAACCTTGACGCGACCGACGAACAGCTGGACTTCCCGATCGTTTACGCTTCTGCGCTGAACGGTATCGCGGGTCTGGACCACGAAAACATGGCTGAAGACATGACCCCGCTGTACCAGGCGATTGTTGAACATGTACCGGCACCGAACGTCGATCTCGACGGCACGCTGCAGATGCAGGTTTCCCAGCTCGATTACAACAACTACGTTGGCGTAATCGGCATCGGCCGTATCAAGCGCGGTAAAGTGAAGCCGAACCAGCAGGTCACTATCATCGATAGCGAAGGCAAAACCCGTAACGGTAAAGTTGGCAAAGTGCTGACTCACCTGGGGCTGGAGCGTATTGAGAGTGACGTGGCTGAAGCGGGCGACATCATTGCAATCACCGGTCTGGGCGAGCTGAATATCTCCGACACCATCTGTGATCCGCAGAGTGTTGAAGCGCTGCCGGCGCTCTCCGTTGATGAGCCGACCGTCACCATGTTCTTCAACGTCAACACCTCTCCGTTCTGTGGCAAAGAGGGTAAATATGTTACCTCTCGTCAGATCCTTGACCGCCTGAACAAAGAGCTGGTGCACAACGTTGCGCTGCGCGTTGAAGAGACTCAGGATGCGGATGCGTTCCGTGTTTCTGGTCGTGGTGAGCTGCACCTCTCTGTTCTGATCGAAAACATGCGTCGTGAAGGTTTCGAAATGGCGGTTTCCCGTCCGAAAGTAATCTTCCGCGAAATCGATGGCCGCAAACAAGAGCCGTTCGAGAACGTAACGCTGGACGTTGAAGAGCAGCACCAGGGTTCTGTCATGCAGGCACTGGGCGAGCGTAAAGGCGATCTGAAAAACATGAATCCGGACGGCAAAGGCCGCGTACGTCTCGACTACGTGATCCCAAGCCGCGGTCTGATCGGCTTCCGTTCAGAGTTCATGACCATGACCTCTGGTACCGGTCTGCTGTACTCCACCTTCAGCCACTACGACGATATTCGTCCGGGCGAAGTGGGCCAGCGTAACAACGGCGTGCTGATCTCCAACGGTCAGGGTAAAGCGGTTGCGTTTGCGCTGTTCGGTCTGCAGGATCGCGGTAAGCTGTTCCTCGGTCACGGTGCGGAAGTGTATGAAGGCCAGATCATCGGTATTCACAGCCGCTCTAACGACCTGACGGTAAACTGCCTGACCGGTAAGAAACTGACCAACATGCGTGCGTCCGGTACTGACGAAGCAACGGTTCTGGTTCCGCCGATCAAGATGACCCTGGAGCAGGCGCTCGAGTTCATCGATGATGACGAACTGGTAGAGGTAACACCTCAGTCCATTCGTATCCGTAAACGTCATCTGACTGAGAACGACCGTAAACGCGCCATGCGCGGTGCAAAAGAAGAGTAA